In Sciurus carolinensis chromosome 13, mSciCar1.2, whole genome shotgun sequence, a genomic segment contains:
- the Msh6 gene encoding DNA mismatch repair protein Msh6 isoform X2 — MSRQSTLYSFFPKSPALSNANKAPTRASREGGGAATAATRASPSPGGDVARSEAAPGPGPGHRPLGTSASPPEAKNLNGRLRRSAAPAVPASSCDFSPGDLVWAKMEGYPWWPCLVYNHPFDGTFIREKGKSVRVHVQFFDDSPTRGWVSKRLLKPYTGSKSKEAQKGGHFYSSKPEILRAMQRADEALNKDKVERLELAVCDEPSEPEEEEEMEVSATYASDKSEEDNEIESEEEVKPKMEGSRRSSRQVKKRRVISDSESDIGGSDVEFKPDAKEEGSSDEISSGVGDSESEGLDSPVKVAPKRKRMVTGSSAFKRKSSRKEMPSTTKRATGILSETKNTLSAFSAPQNSESQAHISGGSDDSSRPTIWYHETLEWLKKEKRRDDHRRRPDHPDFDASTLYVPEDFLNSCTPGMRKWWQIKSQNFDLVIFYKVGKFYELYHMDALIGVNELGLVFMKGNWAHSGFPEIAFGRYSDSLVQKGYKVARVEQIETPEMMEARCRKMAHISKHDRVVKREICRIITKGTQTYSVLEGDPSENYSKYLLSLKEKEEDSSGHTRVYGVCFVDTSLGKFFIGQFSDDRHCSRFRTLVAHYPPVQILFEKGNLSVETKAILKGSLSSSLQEGLIPGSQFWDAAKTLRTLLEEGYFTEKLNEDSGVMLPQVLKDMTSESDSIGLTPGEKSELALSALGGCVFYLKKCLIDQELLSMANFEEYIPLDSDMVSTKSGAKFTKANQRMVLDAVTLNNLEIFLNGTNGSTEGTLLERIDTCHTVFGKRLLKQWLCAPLCSPFAINDRLDAIEDLMVVPDKISEVTDLLKKLPDLERLLSKIHNVGSPLKSQNHPDSRAIMYEETTYSKKKIIDFLSALEGFKVMCKIIEIMEEVVDDFKSKILKQVITLQTKNPEGRFPDLTSELNRWDTAFDHEKARKTGLITPKAGFDSDYDQALADIRENEQSLLEYLEKQRNRIGCRTIVYWGIGRNRYQLEIPENFTTHNLPEEYELKSTKKGCKRYWTKTIEKKLANLINAEERRDTSLKDCMRRLFYNFDKNYKDWQSAVECIAVLDVLICLANYSQGADGPMCRPVILLPGEDILPFLELKGSRHPCIMKTFFGDDFIPNDILIGCEEEEKENGKAYCVLVTGPNMGGKSTLIRQAGLLAVMAQMGCYVPAEVCRLTPVDRVFTRLGASDRIMSGESTFFVELSETASILTHATAHSLVLMDELGRGTATFDGTAIANAVVKELAETIKCRTLFSTHYHSLVEDYSKNVAVRLGHMACMVENECEDPSQETITFLYKFIEGACPKSYGFNAARLANLPEEVIQKGHRKAREFEKMTQSLRLFREVCLASERSTLDAEALHKLLSLIKEL; from the exons ATGTCGCGACAAAGCACCCTATACAGCTTCTTCCCCAAGTCTCCAGCGTTGAGTAATGCCAACAAGGCCCCAACCAGGGCCTCACGCGAAGGCGGCGGTGCCGCTACTGCGGCCACCCGGGCCTCCCCTTCTCCTGGCGGGGATGTGGCCCGGAGCGAGGCTgcgcctgggcctgggcctgggcacaGGCCCTTGGGGACCTCCGCGTCTCCTCCTGAGGCGAAGAACCTCAACGGAAGGCTGCGGAGGTCGGCAGCGCCCGCAGTCCCAGCCAG TTCTTGTGACTTCTCACCAGGTGATTTGGTTTGGGCTAAGATGGAGGGTTACCCCTGGTGGCCTTGCCTGGTTTACAACCACCCCTTTGATGGAACATTCATCCGTGAGAAAGGGAAATCAGTCCGTGTTCATGTACAGTTTTTTGATGACAGCCCAACAAGGGGCTGGGTTAGCAAAAGGCTGTTAAAGCCATATACAG GTTCAAAATCAAAGGAGGCCCAGAAGGGAGGTCATTTTTACAGTTCGAAGCCTGAAATACTCAGAGCAATGCAACGTGCAGATGAAGCCTTAAATAAAGACAAAGTTGAGAGGCTTGAACTGGCAGTTTGTGATGAGCCCTCAGagccagaagaggaagaagagatggag GTAAGTGCAACTTATGCATCAGATAAGAGTGAAGAAGATAATGAAATTGAGAGTGAAGAGGAAGTGAAGCCTAAGATGGAAGGATCTAGGCGAAGTAGCCGTCAAGTAAAAAAACGAAGGGTCATATCAGACTCTGAGAGTGACATTGGTGGCTCTGATGTAGAATTCAAACCAGATGCTAAGGAGGAAGGAAGCAGTGATGAAATCAGCAGTGGAGTTGGGGATAGTGAGAGCGAAGGCCTGGACAGCCCTGTCAAAGTTGCTCCAAAACGTAAGAGAATGGTGACTGGAAGTAGtgcttttaaaaggaaaagttcaAGGAAGGAAATGCCCTCAACCACCAAACGAGCAACTGGCATCTTATCAGAAACCAAAAATACTTTGAGTGCTTTCTCTGCCCCTCAAAATTCTGAATCTCAAGCCCATATTAGTGGAGGGAGTGATGACAGTAGTCGTCCCACTATCTGGTATCATGAAACTTTAGAATGGcttaagaaggaaaagagaagagatgaTCATAGGAGGCGGCCTGATCACCCTGATTTTGATGCATCCACACTCTATGTGCCTGAAGATTTCCTTAATTCCTGTACTCCTGGGATGAGGAAGTGGTGGCAGATTAAGTCCCAGAACTTTGATCTTGTCATCTTTTATAAGGTGGGGAAGTTTTACGAACTGTACCACATGGATGCTCTTATTGGAGTCAATGAATTGGGACTGGTATTCATGAAAGGCAACTGGGCCCATTCTGGTTTTCCTGAAATTGCATTTGGCCGGTACTCAGATTCCCTGGTGCAGAAGGGCTATAAAGTAGCACGAGTGGAACAGATTGAAACTCCTGAGATGATGGAGGCCCGATGCCGAAAGATGGCACATATATCTAAGCATGACAGAGTGGTAAAGAGAGAAATTTGTAGGATTATTACCAAGGGTACACAGACCTACAGTGTGCTGGAAGGTGATCCCTCTGAGAACTACAGTAAGTATCTTCTTAGCctcaaagaaaaagaggaagattcTTCTGGCCACACACGTGTATATGGTGTGTGCTTTGTTGATACTTCCCTGGGAAAGTTTTTCATAGGTCAGTTTTCAGATGATCGTCATTGTTCCAGATTTAGGACTCTAGTGGCACACTACCCTCCAGTACAAATCTTGTTTGAGAAAGGCAATCTCTCAGTGGAAACTAAGGCAATCCTAAAGGGTTCATTGTCCTCTTCTCTTCAGGAAGGTCTGATACCAGGGTCTCAATTTTGGGATGCAGCTAAAACTTTGAGAACTCTCCTTGAAGAAGGCTATTTTACTGAAAAACTGAATGAGGACAGTGGGGTGATGTTGCCCCAGGTGCTTAAAGATATGACCTCAGAGTCTGATTCCATTGGATTGACACcaggagaaaaaagtgaattggCTCTCTCTGCTCTAGGCGGTTGTGTCTTCTACCTCAAAAAATGCCTTATTGATCAGGAACTTTTATCCATGGCTAATTTTGAAGAATATATTCCCTTGGATTCTGACATGGTCAGTACAAAATCTGGTGCTAAATTTACTAAAGCCAATCAACGAATGGTGCTGGATGCAGTGACATTAAACAACTTGGAGATTTTCCTGAATGGGACAAATGGTTCTACTGAAGGGACCCTGCTAGAAAGAATTGATACTTGCCATACTGTTTTTGGTAAACGACTCCTAAAACAGTGGCTTTGTGCCCCACTGTGTAGCCCTTTTGCAATCAATGACCGTCTGGATGCCATAGAAGACCTCATGGTTGTGCCTGACAAAATCTCTGAAGTCACAGATCTTCTAAAGAAGCTTCCAGATCTTGAGAGGCTACTAAGTAAAATTCATAATGTTGGGTCTCCCCTAAAGAGCCAGAACCACCCTGATAGTAGGGCTATAATGTATGAAGAAACTACATACAGCAAAAAAAAgattattgattttctttctgctcttgaAGGATTCAAAGTAATGtgtaaaattatagaaattatggAAGAAGTCGTTGATGATTTTAAATCCAAAATCCTTAAGCAGGTTATTACTCTACAGACAAAAAATCCTGAAGGCCGCTTTCCTGATTTGACTTCAGAACTGAACCGATGGGATACAGCCTTTGACCATGAAAAAGCTCGAAAGACTGGACTGATTACTCCCAAAGCAGGATTTGACTCAGATTATGACCAAGCTCTTGCTGAcataagagaaaatgaacaaagccTCTTGGAGTACTTAGAGAAACAGCGCAATCGAATAGGCTGTAGGACCATAGTATATTGGGGGATTGGTAGGAACCGTTACCAGCTGGAAATTCCAGAGAATTTCACCACCCATAATTTGCCAGAAGAATATGAGCTGAAATCTACCAAGAAGGGCTGTAAACGATATTGGACCAAAACTATTGAGAAGAAGTTGGCTAATCTGATAAATGCTGAAGAACGTAGAGATACATCGTTGAAGGACTGCATGCGGCGACTATTCTATAactttgataaaaattataaggACTGGCAGTCTGCTGTAGAGTGCATTGCAGTTTTGG ATGTCTTAATATGCCTAGCTAACTATAGTCAAGGTGCTGATGGTCCTATGTGTCGCCCAGTGATTCTGTTACCAGGAGAAGACATTCTCCCTTTCTTAGAGCTTAAAGGGTCACGACATCCCTGCATTATGAAGACCTTTTTTGGAGATGATTTTATTCCTAATGACATTCTGATAGGCtgtgaggaagaagagaaagaaaatggcaaagcTTATTGTGTGCTTGTTACTGGACCGAATATGGGGGGCAAGTCTACACTCATAAGACAG GCTGGCCTATTAGCCGTAATGGCCCAGATGGGCTGTTATGTGCCTGCTGAAGTGTGTAGGCTCACACCAGTTGACAGAGTGTTTACTAGACTTGGTGCCTCAGATAGAATAATGTCAG GTGAAAGTACATTTTTTGTTGAATTAAGTGAAACTGCCAGCATACTTACACATGCAACAGCACATTCACTTGTGCTTATGGATGAATTAG GAAGAGGTACTGCAACATTTGATGGGACAGCAATAGCAAATGCAGTTGTTAAAGAACTTGCTGAGACCATAAAGTGTCGTACGTTGTTTTCTACCCACTATCATTCACTGGTAGAAGATTATTCTAAAAATGTTGCTGTGCGCCTAGGACATATG gcatGCATGGTAGAAAATGAATGTGAAGACCCAAGCCAGGAGACTATTACCTTCCTCTATAAATTCATTGAAGGAGCTTGTCCTAAGAGCTATGGCTTTAATGCAGCAAGGCTTGCTAATCTTCCAGAGGAAGTTATTCAAAAGGGACACAGAAAAGCAAGAGAATTTGAGAAGATGACCCAGTCACTACGACTATTTCG ggaaGTTTGCCTGGCTAGTGAAAGGTCGACTCTAGATGCTGAAgctctccataagttgctgagtctgattAAGGAGTTATAG
- the Msh6 gene encoding DNA mismatch repair protein Msh6 isoform X1, whose translation MSRQSTLYSFFPKSPALSNANKAPTRASREGGGAATAATRASPSPGGDVARSEAAPGPGPGHRPLGTSASPPEAKNLNGRLRRSAAPAVPASSSCDFSPGDLVWAKMEGYPWWPCLVYNHPFDGTFIREKGKSVRVHVQFFDDSPTRGWVSKRLLKPYTGSKSKEAQKGGHFYSSKPEILRAMQRADEALNKDKVERLELAVCDEPSEPEEEEEMEVSATYASDKSEEDNEIESEEEVKPKMEGSRRSSRQVKKRRVISDSESDIGGSDVEFKPDAKEEGSSDEISSGVGDSESEGLDSPVKVAPKRKRMVTGSSAFKRKSSRKEMPSTTKRATGILSETKNTLSAFSAPQNSESQAHISGGSDDSSRPTIWYHETLEWLKKEKRRDDHRRRPDHPDFDASTLYVPEDFLNSCTPGMRKWWQIKSQNFDLVIFYKVGKFYELYHMDALIGVNELGLVFMKGNWAHSGFPEIAFGRYSDSLVQKGYKVARVEQIETPEMMEARCRKMAHISKHDRVVKREICRIITKGTQTYSVLEGDPSENYSKYLLSLKEKEEDSSGHTRVYGVCFVDTSLGKFFIGQFSDDRHCSRFRTLVAHYPPVQILFEKGNLSVETKAILKGSLSSSLQEGLIPGSQFWDAAKTLRTLLEEGYFTEKLNEDSGVMLPQVLKDMTSESDSIGLTPGEKSELALSALGGCVFYLKKCLIDQELLSMANFEEYIPLDSDMVSTKSGAKFTKANQRMVLDAVTLNNLEIFLNGTNGSTEGTLLERIDTCHTVFGKRLLKQWLCAPLCSPFAINDRLDAIEDLMVVPDKISEVTDLLKKLPDLERLLSKIHNVGSPLKSQNHPDSRAIMYEETTYSKKKIIDFLSALEGFKVMCKIIEIMEEVVDDFKSKILKQVITLQTKNPEGRFPDLTSELNRWDTAFDHEKARKTGLITPKAGFDSDYDQALADIRENEQSLLEYLEKQRNRIGCRTIVYWGIGRNRYQLEIPENFTTHNLPEEYELKSTKKGCKRYWTKTIEKKLANLINAEERRDTSLKDCMRRLFYNFDKNYKDWQSAVECIAVLDVLICLANYSQGADGPMCRPVILLPGEDILPFLELKGSRHPCIMKTFFGDDFIPNDILIGCEEEEKENGKAYCVLVTGPNMGGKSTLIRQAGLLAVMAQMGCYVPAEVCRLTPVDRVFTRLGASDRIMSGESTFFVELSETASILTHATAHSLVLMDELGRGTATFDGTAIANAVVKELAETIKCRTLFSTHYHSLVEDYSKNVAVRLGHMACMVENECEDPSQETITFLYKFIEGACPKSYGFNAARLANLPEEVIQKGHRKAREFEKMTQSLRLFREVCLASERSTLDAEALHKLLSLIKEL comes from the exons ATGTCGCGACAAAGCACCCTATACAGCTTCTTCCCCAAGTCTCCAGCGTTGAGTAATGCCAACAAGGCCCCAACCAGGGCCTCACGCGAAGGCGGCGGTGCCGCTACTGCGGCCACCCGGGCCTCCCCTTCTCCTGGCGGGGATGTGGCCCGGAGCGAGGCTgcgcctgggcctgggcctgggcacaGGCCCTTGGGGACCTCCGCGTCTCCTCCTGAGGCGAAGAACCTCAACGGAAGGCTGCGGAGGTCGGCAGCGCCCGCAGTCCCAGCCAG CAGTTCTTGTGACTTCTCACCAGGTGATTTGGTTTGGGCTAAGATGGAGGGTTACCCCTGGTGGCCTTGCCTGGTTTACAACCACCCCTTTGATGGAACATTCATCCGTGAGAAAGGGAAATCAGTCCGTGTTCATGTACAGTTTTTTGATGACAGCCCAACAAGGGGCTGGGTTAGCAAAAGGCTGTTAAAGCCATATACAG GTTCAAAATCAAAGGAGGCCCAGAAGGGAGGTCATTTTTACAGTTCGAAGCCTGAAATACTCAGAGCAATGCAACGTGCAGATGAAGCCTTAAATAAAGACAAAGTTGAGAGGCTTGAACTGGCAGTTTGTGATGAGCCCTCAGagccagaagaggaagaagagatggag GTAAGTGCAACTTATGCATCAGATAAGAGTGAAGAAGATAATGAAATTGAGAGTGAAGAGGAAGTGAAGCCTAAGATGGAAGGATCTAGGCGAAGTAGCCGTCAAGTAAAAAAACGAAGGGTCATATCAGACTCTGAGAGTGACATTGGTGGCTCTGATGTAGAATTCAAACCAGATGCTAAGGAGGAAGGAAGCAGTGATGAAATCAGCAGTGGAGTTGGGGATAGTGAGAGCGAAGGCCTGGACAGCCCTGTCAAAGTTGCTCCAAAACGTAAGAGAATGGTGACTGGAAGTAGtgcttttaaaaggaaaagttcaAGGAAGGAAATGCCCTCAACCACCAAACGAGCAACTGGCATCTTATCAGAAACCAAAAATACTTTGAGTGCTTTCTCTGCCCCTCAAAATTCTGAATCTCAAGCCCATATTAGTGGAGGGAGTGATGACAGTAGTCGTCCCACTATCTGGTATCATGAAACTTTAGAATGGcttaagaaggaaaagagaagagatgaTCATAGGAGGCGGCCTGATCACCCTGATTTTGATGCATCCACACTCTATGTGCCTGAAGATTTCCTTAATTCCTGTACTCCTGGGATGAGGAAGTGGTGGCAGATTAAGTCCCAGAACTTTGATCTTGTCATCTTTTATAAGGTGGGGAAGTTTTACGAACTGTACCACATGGATGCTCTTATTGGAGTCAATGAATTGGGACTGGTATTCATGAAAGGCAACTGGGCCCATTCTGGTTTTCCTGAAATTGCATTTGGCCGGTACTCAGATTCCCTGGTGCAGAAGGGCTATAAAGTAGCACGAGTGGAACAGATTGAAACTCCTGAGATGATGGAGGCCCGATGCCGAAAGATGGCACATATATCTAAGCATGACAGAGTGGTAAAGAGAGAAATTTGTAGGATTATTACCAAGGGTACACAGACCTACAGTGTGCTGGAAGGTGATCCCTCTGAGAACTACAGTAAGTATCTTCTTAGCctcaaagaaaaagaggaagattcTTCTGGCCACACACGTGTATATGGTGTGTGCTTTGTTGATACTTCCCTGGGAAAGTTTTTCATAGGTCAGTTTTCAGATGATCGTCATTGTTCCAGATTTAGGACTCTAGTGGCACACTACCCTCCAGTACAAATCTTGTTTGAGAAAGGCAATCTCTCAGTGGAAACTAAGGCAATCCTAAAGGGTTCATTGTCCTCTTCTCTTCAGGAAGGTCTGATACCAGGGTCTCAATTTTGGGATGCAGCTAAAACTTTGAGAACTCTCCTTGAAGAAGGCTATTTTACTGAAAAACTGAATGAGGACAGTGGGGTGATGTTGCCCCAGGTGCTTAAAGATATGACCTCAGAGTCTGATTCCATTGGATTGACACcaggagaaaaaagtgaattggCTCTCTCTGCTCTAGGCGGTTGTGTCTTCTACCTCAAAAAATGCCTTATTGATCAGGAACTTTTATCCATGGCTAATTTTGAAGAATATATTCCCTTGGATTCTGACATGGTCAGTACAAAATCTGGTGCTAAATTTACTAAAGCCAATCAACGAATGGTGCTGGATGCAGTGACATTAAACAACTTGGAGATTTTCCTGAATGGGACAAATGGTTCTACTGAAGGGACCCTGCTAGAAAGAATTGATACTTGCCATACTGTTTTTGGTAAACGACTCCTAAAACAGTGGCTTTGTGCCCCACTGTGTAGCCCTTTTGCAATCAATGACCGTCTGGATGCCATAGAAGACCTCATGGTTGTGCCTGACAAAATCTCTGAAGTCACAGATCTTCTAAAGAAGCTTCCAGATCTTGAGAGGCTACTAAGTAAAATTCATAATGTTGGGTCTCCCCTAAAGAGCCAGAACCACCCTGATAGTAGGGCTATAATGTATGAAGAAACTACATACAGCAAAAAAAAgattattgattttctttctgctcttgaAGGATTCAAAGTAATGtgtaaaattatagaaattatggAAGAAGTCGTTGATGATTTTAAATCCAAAATCCTTAAGCAGGTTATTACTCTACAGACAAAAAATCCTGAAGGCCGCTTTCCTGATTTGACTTCAGAACTGAACCGATGGGATACAGCCTTTGACCATGAAAAAGCTCGAAAGACTGGACTGATTACTCCCAAAGCAGGATTTGACTCAGATTATGACCAAGCTCTTGCTGAcataagagaaaatgaacaaagccTCTTGGAGTACTTAGAGAAACAGCGCAATCGAATAGGCTGTAGGACCATAGTATATTGGGGGATTGGTAGGAACCGTTACCAGCTGGAAATTCCAGAGAATTTCACCACCCATAATTTGCCAGAAGAATATGAGCTGAAATCTACCAAGAAGGGCTGTAAACGATATTGGACCAAAACTATTGAGAAGAAGTTGGCTAATCTGATAAATGCTGAAGAACGTAGAGATACATCGTTGAAGGACTGCATGCGGCGACTATTCTATAactttgataaaaattataaggACTGGCAGTCTGCTGTAGAGTGCATTGCAGTTTTGG ATGTCTTAATATGCCTAGCTAACTATAGTCAAGGTGCTGATGGTCCTATGTGTCGCCCAGTGATTCTGTTACCAGGAGAAGACATTCTCCCTTTCTTAGAGCTTAAAGGGTCACGACATCCCTGCATTATGAAGACCTTTTTTGGAGATGATTTTATTCCTAATGACATTCTGATAGGCtgtgaggaagaagagaaagaaaatggcaaagcTTATTGTGTGCTTGTTACTGGACCGAATATGGGGGGCAAGTCTACACTCATAAGACAG GCTGGCCTATTAGCCGTAATGGCCCAGATGGGCTGTTATGTGCCTGCTGAAGTGTGTAGGCTCACACCAGTTGACAGAGTGTTTACTAGACTTGGTGCCTCAGATAGAATAATGTCAG GTGAAAGTACATTTTTTGTTGAATTAAGTGAAACTGCCAGCATACTTACACATGCAACAGCACATTCACTTGTGCTTATGGATGAATTAG GAAGAGGTACTGCAACATTTGATGGGACAGCAATAGCAAATGCAGTTGTTAAAGAACTTGCTGAGACCATAAAGTGTCGTACGTTGTTTTCTACCCACTATCATTCACTGGTAGAAGATTATTCTAAAAATGTTGCTGTGCGCCTAGGACATATG gcatGCATGGTAGAAAATGAATGTGAAGACCCAAGCCAGGAGACTATTACCTTCCTCTATAAATTCATTGAAGGAGCTTGTCCTAAGAGCTATGGCTTTAATGCAGCAAGGCTTGCTAATCTTCCAGAGGAAGTTATTCAAAAGGGACACAGAAAAGCAAGAGAATTTGAGAAGATGACCCAGTCACTACGACTATTTCG ggaaGTTTGCCTGGCTAGTGAAAGGTCGACTCTAGATGCTGAAgctctccataagttgctgagtctgattAAGGAGTTATAG